One stretch of Paramormyrops kingsleyae isolate MSU_618 chromosome 4, PKINGS_0.4, whole genome shotgun sequence DNA includes these proteins:
- the LOC111834001 gene encoding receptor activity-modifying protein 3-like isoform X2: MDKNAPLITDLFVCWLFVSAMTTSGWAAENINKQKELLSSLDVRSRPVLCNETALLLEMQWCGDWFKREMELIPQRNWCNLSYFIWKYNHFSNCSEDKAVSTGCYWPNPLVENYIIHVHRLFFSNCTLSHVVLVDPPDYMLTMLIFVPVFLTLAMVALVVWCSKRGDFAA, from the exons TGAGTGCCATGACGACGAGTGGATGGGCAG CAGAAAACATCAACAAGCAAAAAGAGCTGCTGTCCTCTCTGGACGTGAGAAGCCGACCAGTGCTGTGCAATGAGACGGCTCTCCTCCTGGAGATGCAATGGTGTGGAGACTGGTTCAAGCGGGAGATGGAGCTCATTCCTCAGAGGAACTGGTGCAACCTGTCGTATTTCATCTG GAAGTACAACCACTTTTCCAACTGCAGTGAGGACAAGGCTGTCAGCACAGGCTGCTACTGGCCCAACCCCCTGGTGGAGAACTACATCATCCACGTCCACAGGCTCTTCTTCTCCAACTGCACGCTGAGCCACGTGGTCCTGGTGGACCCGCCGGACTACATGCTCACCATGCTCATCTTTGTGCCAGTCTTCCTCACGCTGGCCATGGTTGCACTGGTGGTGTGGTGCAGCAAGCGTGGTGACTTCGCCGCCTAG
- the LOC111834001 gene encoding receptor activity-modifying protein 3-like isoform X1 has product MDKNAPLITDLFVCWLFVSAMTTSGWAAAENINKQKELLSSLDVRSRPVLCNETALLLEMQWCGDWFKREMELIPQRNWCNLSYFIWKYNHFSNCSEDKAVSTGCYWPNPLVENYIIHVHRLFFSNCTLSHVVLVDPPDYMLTMLIFVPVFLTLAMVALVVWCSKRGDFAA; this is encoded by the exons TGAGTGCCATGACGACGAGTGGATGGGCAG CAGCAGAAAACATCAACAAGCAAAAAGAGCTGCTGTCCTCTCTGGACGTGAGAAGCCGACCAGTGCTGTGCAATGAGACGGCTCTCCTCCTGGAGATGCAATGGTGTGGAGACTGGTTCAAGCGGGAGATGGAGCTCATTCCTCAGAGGAACTGGTGCAACCTGTCGTATTTCATCTG GAAGTACAACCACTTTTCCAACTGCAGTGAGGACAAGGCTGTCAGCACAGGCTGCTACTGGCCCAACCCCCTGGTGGAGAACTACATCATCCACGTCCACAGGCTCTTCTTCTCCAACTGCACGCTGAGCCACGTGGTCCTGGTGGACCCGCCGGACTACATGCTCACCATGCTCATCTTTGTGCCAGTCTTCCTCACGCTGGCCATGGTTGCACTGGTGGTGTGGTGCAGCAAGCGTGGTGACTTCGCCGCCTAG